In one window of Tumebacillus algifaecis DNA:
- the ltaE gene encoding low-specificity L-threonine aldolase, whose translation MIELRSDTFTLPTEEMLEAIPKAALGDDIYGEDPTVKQLEQLAAEMLGKEAAIFMPSGTMANLASLMAHCPRGSKVLVGNETDIYIYEAAGASVCGGIMYEPIPTQPDGTLLIEDLAKAFPDDTSDPQFALPSLITIENPHNRMGGKVLPLSYLEEVHQFAASKGLPVHMDGARIFNAAIALGVPVCEVAQYADSIQFCLSKGLSAPVGSMVVGTAEFIEKVYRLRKMLGGGMRQSGLLAAAGIIALEKMVDRLADDHANARRLAQGLSQIEGIEVDMDVPTNIVFFRVTAEGYTWQRFVEECRQAGLNIAELGHGRIRAVTHSGVTTEDIDTALDIIRHVLSKEEVLSV comes from the coding sequence ATGATCGAATTACGCAGTGACACATTTACCTTGCCAACAGAAGAAATGCTCGAAGCGATTCCGAAGGCGGCGCTAGGCGATGACATCTACGGGGAAGACCCGACCGTCAAACAGCTTGAACAGCTCGCCGCCGAAATGCTCGGCAAAGAAGCGGCCATCTTCATGCCGAGCGGCACGATGGCCAACCTCGCCTCGCTGATGGCGCACTGCCCGCGCGGCTCGAAAGTGTTGGTCGGCAACGAGACGGACATCTACATCTACGAGGCGGCGGGCGCATCTGTCTGTGGCGGGATCATGTACGAGCCGATCCCGACTCAGCCGGACGGAACGCTGTTGATCGAAGACTTGGCCAAAGCTTTCCCCGACGACACGAGCGACCCGCAGTTTGCGCTCCCTTCGCTGATCACCATCGAAAACCCGCACAACCGGATGGGCGGCAAAGTGTTGCCGTTATCCTATCTGGAAGAGGTGCATCAGTTCGCGGCCAGCAAAGGACTGCCCGTGCATATGGACGGTGCGCGCATCTTCAATGCAGCGATCGCGCTTGGCGTGCCAGTTTGCGAAGTCGCGCAGTATGCGGACTCGATCCAATTCTGCCTCTCCAAGGGGCTGTCCGCTCCGGTCGGCTCGATGGTGGTCGGCACGGCCGAGTTTATCGAAAAAGTGTACCGCCTGCGCAAAATGCTCGGTGGCGGCATGCGCCAATCGGGTCTCTTGGCAGCCGCTGGGATCATCGCGCTGGAAAAAATGGTGGATCGCCTCGCGGATGACCATGCGAACGCACGCCGTCTGGCCCAAGGTTTGAGCCAGATCGAAGGCATCGAAGTGGACATGGACGTCCCGACCAACATCGTCTTCTTCCGCGTCACAGCAGAAGGATATACGTGGCAGCGCTTTGTTGAAGAGTGCCGCCAAGCGGGTCTGAACATCGCGGAACTCGGACATGGCCGCATCCGTGCGGTGACCCATTCGGGCGTGACAACAGAGGATATCGACACGGCACTGGACATCATCCGCCATGTGCTGTCAAAAGAAGAAGTCCTGAGCGTATAG
- a CDS encoding ABC transporter permease, translating into MRNLPDLFSHRLKTSWTNGLVYLLKAGRNVALPMSVPFVAVGVAFVYRYLLEWVPASFPSELFLAVVLAYYLTKCTIRTFIKEPDLVFLLPAEARMNTYFQRAVRYSSWMGALSFTFVIGLALPFYLFEIGDLTGFVFVWLLLLVVKVWNVQEQWRSIAWKQPAWQTGLRFLANVGVVWLILQGFWYAVFFPILLFLVRRRWPDGYPWSELFTLEKKVVAKYLAFANFFVDVPEIQNRVREWKLRQLPWERGNPYLFLYTRTFLRHSEYSGIALRITLTAFVGLFFVTNLWVGLGVYLLALYVTGKQMPNLATERKYPDVLALYPLEEEAKLKGYSQLAFGVMVVQSVLLILPVLIAGLPWWYLPSGLALAYLLAFYDLPTRFRERMDEKKT; encoded by the coding sequence ATGAGGAACTTGCCGGACTTGTTCTCCCACCGCTTGAAGACCTCCTGGACGAACGGGCTGGTCTACCTCTTGAAAGCGGGTCGCAATGTCGCCTTGCCGATGTCGGTGCCGTTTGTGGCGGTCGGAGTGGCTTTTGTCTATCGGTATTTGTTGGAATGGGTGCCCGCTTCGTTTCCCTCGGAGCTTTTCTTGGCGGTGGTGCTGGCCTACTATTTGACAAAATGCACGATCCGGACTTTCATCAAGGAGCCTGATTTGGTGTTTTTGCTACCTGCCGAGGCGCGCATGAACACCTATTTTCAACGCGCGGTGCGGTATAGCAGTTGGATGGGAGCGCTAAGTTTTACGTTTGTGATCGGGCTTGCCCTACCTTTTTACTTATTTGAAATTGGTGATCTCACAGGATTTGTCTTCGTGTGGTTGTTGCTGTTGGTCGTCAAAGTCTGGAACGTGCAAGAACAATGGCGGAGCATCGCTTGGAAACAGCCTGCTTGGCAGACCGGGCTGCGCTTTCTGGCAAATGTCGGAGTGGTGTGGTTGATCCTGCAAGGGTTCTGGTATGCGGTGTTCTTCCCAATCTTGCTGTTCCTTGTCCGCAGGCGCTGGCCGGATGGGTATCCATGGTCGGAGCTGTTCACCTTGGAGAAAAAGGTGGTGGCGAAGTATCTCGCGTTTGCCAACTTCTTTGTGGATGTGCCCGAAATTCAGAACCGTGTGCGCGAGTGGAAGCTGCGTCAGTTGCCGTGGGAACGCGGGAACCCGTATTTGTTTTTGTACACGCGGACATTTTTACGACATAGCGAGTATTCCGGGATTGCCCTGCGGATCACGCTGACTGCGTTTGTCGGGTTGTTTTTTGTGACGAATCTGTGGGTGGGACTGGGCGTGTATTTGCTGGCCCTGTATGTGACCGGGAAGCAGATGCCGAACCTCGCGACGGAGCGAAAGTATCCCGACGTACTAGCCTTATATCCGCTGGAAGAAGAGGCGAAGTTGAAGGGATATTCACAGTTAGCATTTGGCGTGATGGTCGTGCAGTCTGTGCTGTTGATCCTGCCTGTGCTGATCGCGGGGCTCCCTTGGTGGTATCTACCGAGCGGGCTGGCGCTTGCTTATCTGCTGGCGTTCTATGACCTACCGACAAGATTCCGGGAACGGATGGACGAGAAAAAAACCTGA
- a CDS encoding ABC transporter ATP-binding protein produces the protein MLEVTGLTGGYKADVPVIKDVELTVQAGELVGMVGMNGAGKSTVIKHVLGLIEPLAGTVSLHGETLASNRALFRSQIAYVPETPKLYPELTLREHLQLTAMAYGLDEAVYEERSERLLQIFRMKDHLDAFPGTFSKGMQQKVMILCAFLLQPALLIVDEPFVGLDPLAIHALLELLEEMKAQGTGILLSTHILGMAEKYCDRFVMMSRGVVALYGTMDEMRAQSAMPGATLDELFVRVVKESSQ, from the coding sequence ATGTTAGAAGTAACAGGATTGACCGGTGGCTATAAGGCAGACGTTCCAGTGATCAAAGATGTCGAGCTGACCGTGCAGGCCGGCGAGTTGGTTGGGATGGTCGGGATGAACGGAGCCGGAAAATCGACGGTGATCAAGCATGTGCTGGGGCTGATCGAGCCGTTGGCGGGTACAGTTTCCTTACATGGTGAGACGTTAGCGAGCAATCGGGCTTTGTTCCGGTCGCAGATCGCCTACGTGCCAGAAACGCCCAAGCTCTATCCCGAGTTGACGCTGCGTGAACATTTGCAGCTCACCGCGATGGCTTACGGGTTGGATGAAGCCGTCTACGAGGAGCGTTCGGAGCGGCTGTTGCAAATTTTTCGGATGAAGGATCATTTGGACGCATTTCCAGGGACGTTTTCAAAAGGGATGCAGCAGAAGGTGATGATCCTCTGCGCATTTTTGCTCCAGCCCGCCCTGCTGATCGTCGATGAGCCGTTTGTCGGGCTCGATCCGCTGGCGATTCATGCACTATTAGAGTTGCTGGAGGAGATGAAAGCGCAAGGGACGGGGATTCTGCTGTCCACTCATATTCTCGGCATGGCGGAAAAGTATTGCGATCGCTTTGTGATGATGAGCCGCGGTGTGGTCGCGCTGTATGGGACGATGGACGAGATGCGGGCCCAGTCCGCGATGCCTGGAGCGACGCTTGATGAGCTGTTTGTGCGTGTTGTGAAGGAGTCGTCGCAATGA